Proteins encoded within one genomic window of Gadus macrocephalus chromosome 16, ASM3116895v1:
- the LOC132474649 gene encoding histone H3.v1-like, giving the protein MEEEGTEPDPHRTGGEEQEVEDEEEEGLVEVAVVVVEEEEEEKEEEVDERVLEVEEEEGVEEVMVEEEEEVVVEEEVGGLTRFEVNGDLPGAPCPRLAVVEVEVEVEVAGGGGGGGGGGGRGGGGGQSRSRERVAPQQPEPEHRQTG; this is encoded by the coding sequence atggaggaggaggggacggagCCGGATCCCCAcaggacagggggagaggagcaggaggtggaggacgaggaggaggagggattggtggaggtggcggtggtggtggtggaggaggaggaggaggagaaggaggaagaggtggacgAGAGGGttttggaggtggaggaggaggagggagtggaggaggtgatggtggaagaggaggaggaggtggtggtggaggaggaggttgggggacTTACGCGCTTCGAAGTGAACGGAGACCTTCCTGGTGCGCCGTGCCCCAggctggcggtggtggaggtggaggtggaggtggaggtggccggtggaggtggaggaggaggaggaggaggaggtagaggaggtggaggaggacagagtCGGAGTAGAGAGAGGGTTGCCCCGCAGCAGCCAGAGCCCGAACACCGGCAGACTGGGTAA
- the LOC132474813 gene encoding calcium-binding protein 8-like encodes MTSLCLCSPCCVQFDMQRITLEELKHILFHAFRDHLTMKDIENIIINEEESLKENGGNCVEFEGVHPAKKNRQTCVRKSLICAFAMAFIISVMLIAANQMLRNGME; translated from the exons ATGACGTCCCTGTGTCTCTGCTCCCCGTGCTGTGTGCAGTTTGACATGCAGAGGATCACGCTGGAGGAGCTCAAGCACATCCTCTTCCACGCCTTCCGGGACCACCTGACCATGAAGGACATCGAGAACATCATTATCAACGAGGAGGAGAGCCTCAAGGAAAACGGCGGCAACTGCGTGGAGTTCGAGGGAG TGCACCCCGCCAAGAAGAACCGGCAGACGTGCGTGAGGAAGAGCCTCATCTGCGCCTTCGCCATGGCCTTCATCATCAGCGTCATGCTCATCGCGGCCAATCAGATGCTGAGGAACGGCATGGAGTAG